The following proteins are co-located in the Blattabacterium sp. (Blatta orientalis) str. Tarazona genome:
- a CDS encoding DUF192 domain-containing protein translates to MKKVNILFSLIVFFFFLSSEKSEKEDELFRDIGDQLEIQFLKHGELYIKNKNFLLKKIEIELANKEIEKKTELMYRSFMKEDRGMLFILDKKEKIQKMNMKNMRIPLDIVYIDHFNIVIFVNKYVSPMRNIEVINNPSVKYILEINAGMSEKWGIKKGITKVFFKTYTYKKI, encoded by the coding sequence ATGAAGAAAGTGAATATTTTATTTTCTCTAATAGTTTTTTTCTTTTTTTTATCTTCTGAAAAAAGTGAAAAGGAGGATGAATTATTCCGAGATATAGGAGATCAATTAGAAATTCAATTTTTGAAACATGGAGAATTATACATAAAAAATAAAAATTTTTTGTTAAAAAAAATTGAAATAGAATTAGCTAATAAAGAAATAGAAAAAAAAACGGAATTAATGTATCGATCTTTTATGAAAGAGGATAGAGGAATGTTATTTATTTTAGATAAAAAAGAAAAAATTCAAAAAATGAATATGAAAAATATGCGAATTCCTTTAGATATTGTTTATATTGATCATTTTAACATAGTTATTTTTGTTAATAAATATGTTTCCCCTATGAGAAATATAGAAGTTATTAATAATCCTTCGGTTAAATATATTTTGGAAATTAATGCAGGGATGTCAGAAAAATGGGGAATTAAAAAAGGAATTACAAAGGTTTTTTTTAAAACATATACATATAAAAAAATTTAA
- the lgt gene encoding prolipoprotein diacylglyceryl transferase gives MLKYINWDPITKFVLWNGISIHIYSLMFVVSFLVGWSVMKYIYRIDNIHHKYLDPLLIYTVLGTILGARLGQVFFYDFSYFSDHWIEALLPVRENPSSLLLGMIKGYEFIGYRGLSSHGATIGIILSSFFYNKKILRNKNKSFFWICDRLCIVASLAAFFIRIGNFFNSEIVGKPCDFPWSVKFVQMDTAYGDLVPRHPAQIYEAISYLLIFLFLWFLYRKKNIRDLVGYISGIFFTFLWSVRFLLEFIKEPQGNEIINLFFLNTGQWLSIPCVIFGIIILSFSRRRKYFFS, from the coding sequence ATGTTAAAATATATTAATTGGGATCCCATTACGAAATTTGTTTTATGGAATGGAATATCTATTCATATCTATAGTTTAATGTTTGTTGTTTCTTTCTTAGTAGGATGGTCTGTCATGAAATATATTTATCGAATTGATAATATTCATCATAAATATTTAGATCCTTTATTGATTTATACGGTTTTAGGAACTATCCTAGGAGCTAGATTAGGACAAGTATTTTTTTATGATTTCTCATATTTTTCCGATCATTGGATAGAGGCTTTACTTCCTGTGAGAGAAAATCCTTCCAGTCTTTTATTAGGAATGATCAAAGGTTATGAATTTATTGGTTATAGAGGTTTATCTAGTCATGGAGCTACTATAGGAATTATTTTATCTAGTTTTTTTTATAATAAAAAAATATTGAGAAATAAAAATAAATCATTTTTTTGGATATGTGATAGATTATGTATTGTAGCTTCATTAGCTGCTTTTTTCATACGAATAGGAAATTTTTTCAATTCTGAAATTGTGGGAAAACCTTGTGATTTTCCTTGGTCTGTTAAATTTGTACAAATGGATACTGCATATGGAGATCTAGTCCCTAGACATCCTGCTCAGATATATGAAGCTATTAGTTATTTACTTATTTTTTTATTTTTATGGTTTTTATACCGAAAAAAAAATATAAGAGATCTTGTTGGGTATATATCTGGAATTTTTTTTACTTTTCTTTGGTCTGTTCGTTTTTTGTTAGAATTTATAAAAGAACCACAAGGAAACGAGATCATCAATTTATTTTTTTTAAACACTGGACAATGGCTAAGTATTCCATGTGTAATTTTTGGAATAATTATTCTTAGTTTTTCAAGGAGAAGAAAATATTTTTTTTCATGA